In one window of Agrobacterium larrymoorei DNA:
- a CDS encoding MDR family MFS transporter, protein MDMSVTPAAPLVADPRRRLVVFFFLMFAMFMATLDNQIVSTALPTIVGEFGALERFGWIGSAYLLATSAVMPVYGKLGDLFGRKYVMISAIVIFTLGSLACGLAWSMNSLIAARVLQGLGGGGIMVSIFSVNADLFAPRERARYQSYSSLVIMASGSVGPILGGTMSDLFGWRSIFLINLPIGILVIAGLAFLLPYRRPDRQPKIDYIGAILLAATISSVVLWADSSELFGSLFAWQSLAIVAFAIITATLWVQVEKRAPEPIVPLRLFKDSTFPLLMIISLVAGGLGIGMVNYYALFLQTTTGLSPSSAGLFFIAVTGGIVMGSLTAGRLISITGSYKPFSVISMSIALVAMVCFSQVHAGTPLPIIALLMLLQGMGVGLGQQAPIIGVQNSASKSDVGAASGAVSLTRMGGAAIAISIYGAVISSNLKGVGGDIPGVGKIQELTPKMLAELPAASQSAVANLYAGAFTPLFLAAAATAVIGLIAAIMLKNVRLPMAAEEKPAVAEA, encoded by the coding sequence ATGGATATGTCGGTTACGCCTGCGGCTCCCCTTGTTGCGGATCCTAGACGCAGGCTTGTTGTTTTCTTCTTTTTGATGTTTGCCATGTTCATGGCGACGCTGGATAACCAGATCGTTTCCACTGCATTGCCAACGATTGTCGGTGAATTCGGCGCTCTGGAACGCTTCGGCTGGATCGGCTCTGCCTATCTGTTGGCCACCAGCGCCGTGATGCCCGTCTATGGCAAGCTGGGCGATCTTTTTGGCCGCAAATATGTGATGATTTCCGCCATCGTCATCTTCACGCTGGGCTCGCTGGCCTGTGGTCTGGCATGGTCCATGAACTCGCTGATTGCCGCCCGCGTGCTTCAGGGTCTTGGCGGCGGCGGCATCATGGTGTCGATCTTCTCGGTCAATGCCGATCTTTTCGCACCGCGTGAAAGAGCGCGCTATCAGAGCTATTCCAGCCTCGTCATCATGGCGTCGGGCAGCGTCGGGCCCATCCTTGGCGGCACAATGAGCGATCTCTTCGGCTGGCGTTCCATCTTCCTCATCAACCTGCCCATCGGCATTCTCGTCATTGCCGGTCTTGCTTTCCTGCTGCCTTACCGCCGTCCGGATCGTCAGCCGAAAATCGATTATATCGGTGCCATTCTGCTCGCCGCTACCATCTCCAGCGTCGTACTCTGGGCAGATAGCTCGGAACTGTTCGGCTCGCTCTTTGCATGGCAGAGCCTTGCCATCGTGGCTTTCGCCATCATTACCGCCACGCTCTGGGTGCAGGTGGAAAAGAGGGCGCCGGAGCCCATCGTTCCGCTACGCCTGTTCAAGGATTCGACCTTCCCCTTGCTCATGATCATCTCGCTGGTCGCCGGCGGCCTCGGTATCGGCATGGTCAATTATTATGCGCTGTTCCTGCAGACCACCACGGGCCTGTCGCCATCTTCGGCGGGCCTGTTCTTCATCGCCGTTACCGGCGGTATCGTCATGGGCTCGCTGACGGCAGGCCGTCTGATTTCAATCACCGGCAGCTATAAGCCGTTCTCGGTCATCAGCATGTCGATTGCGCTTGTCGCCATGGTCTGCTTCTCGCAGGTTCACGCAGGCACACCGCTCCCCATCATCGCGCTGTTGATGCTGTTGCAGGGAATGGGCGTTGGCCTTGGCCAGCAGGCGCCGATTATCGGCGTGCAGAATTCCGCTTCCAAGTCGGATGTTGGCGCAGCCAGCGGTGCGGTTTCGCTGACCCGCATGGGCGGCGCGGCGATTGCCATTTCCATCTATGGCGCGGTGATTTCCTCCAATCTGAAGGGTGTCGGCGGGGATATTCCGGGCGTCGGCAAGATCCAGGAGCTGACGCCGAAGATGCTGGCGGAGCTCCCCGCAGCGTCCCAGAGCGCTGTCGCAAACCTCTATGCCGGGGCGTTCACACCGCTCTTCCTCGCTGCCGCCGCCACCGCCGTCATCGGTCTCATCGCAGCCATCATGCTGAAGAACGTTCGGCTTCCCATGGCAGCGGAGGAGAAGCCCGCCGTAGCGGAAGCGTGA
- a CDS encoding L,D-transpeptidase, with the protein MTLFALKTFRRFACILALSPLLSGCLFVTDTSRMNADVFVQETAPVFNYNNVGSIPRPPLPPTPGSINSRPPDLFRSQFQQLYGPPTTARPAPALSPAYTDRTVGYGLPVSNPLHRAMYDVVSDDGHTLPAIPYSRIDPRYLRQEVSYQTAEAPGTIVVDTKQHFLYLVQSDGKAVRYGVGLGRAGYAWAGKGKIQWKAKWPRWTPPDEMVARQPELASISAANGGMVPGLNNPLGARALYIFKDGKDTLYRVHGTPDWQSVGKATSSGCVRMLNQDVIDLYERVPQGAPIVVI; encoded by the coding sequence ATGACACTTTTTGCCTTGAAGACTTTCCGCCGATTTGCCTGCATTCTGGCGCTGTCACCGCTTTTGAGCGGCTGCCTTTTCGTGACGGATACCAGCCGCATGAATGCAGATGTCTTCGTGCAGGAAACGGCTCCGGTCTTCAATTATAATAATGTCGGCTCCATTCCGCGCCCGCCGCTGCCGCCAACGCCCGGCTCCATCAACAGCCGCCCGCCGGATCTGTTCCGCTCGCAATTCCAGCAGCTCTACGGCCCGCCGACAACGGCACGCCCTGCACCGGCATTGTCACCAGCCTATACGGACCGCACGGTGGGTTACGGCCTGCCGGTTTCCAATCCACTGCACCGCGCCATGTATGATGTCGTCTCGGATGATGGTCACACTCTGCCCGCCATTCCTTACAGCCGCATCGACCCGCGCTATCTTCGCCAGGAAGTAAGCTACCAGACGGCGGAAGCGCCCGGCACCATCGTCGTCGATACCAAGCAGCATTTCCTTTATCTGGTTCAATCGGACGGAAAGGCCGTTCGTTACGGTGTCGGCCTTGGTCGCGCGGGTTATGCATGGGCAGGCAAGGGCAAGATTCAATGGAAGGCCAAGTGGCCACGCTGGACGCCGCCGGATGAGATGGTGGCCCGACAACCGGAGCTGGCTTCGATTTCCGCCGCCAATGGCGGCATGGTTCCCGGTCTTAACAACCCGCTCGGCGCGCGGGCTCTTTACATTTTCAAGGACGGTAAAGACACGCTGTACCGCGTTCACGGAACGCCCGACTGGCAGTCCGTCGGAAAAGCCACGTCTTCGGGCTGCGTGCGCATGCTCAATCAGGACGTGATCGATCTTTACGAACGCGTACCGCAGGGCGCCCCCATTGTGGTTATCTGA
- a CDS encoding ligase-associated DNA damage response exonuclease: MKPEKLLNPTPKGLYCPVGDFYVDPVRPVPRALITHGHSDHARAGHERVLATRQTLDIMRLRYGEDFTTSEQAVNFGETVEVNGVKVGFHPAGHVLGSAQISIEYDGTRIVASGDYKRGVDPTCAPFEPVPCDVFITEATFGLPVFHHPAPSREIAKLLTSIRQFPERTHLVGAYSLGKAQRVLRLLRDNGYSGPVYIHGALAKLCDYYVSQGIDLGDIRPATLEKSNSAQFKGAIVVGPPSAFQEKWARRFNEPLIAFASGWMMVRQRAKQGGVELPLVISDHCDWPELLETIKEVAPSQVWVTHGREEALVRWCELQGIPARPLHLVGYEDEGD; the protein is encoded by the coding sequence ATGAAGCCAGAGAAATTGCTCAATCCCACGCCGAAGGGCCTCTATTGCCCTGTTGGTGATTTCTATGTGGACCCGGTCCGCCCGGTGCCGCGGGCGCTGATAACGCATGGCCATTCGGACCATGCGAGGGCAGGGCACGAGAGGGTTCTCGCCACCCGCCAGACGCTGGACATCATGCGCCTGCGCTATGGTGAGGATTTCACCACGAGCGAGCAGGCCGTCAATTTCGGCGAGACTGTCGAGGTCAACGGCGTCAAGGTCGGCTTTCACCCCGCAGGCCATGTCCTCGGCTCCGCCCAGATTTCCATCGAATATGATGGGACGCGCATCGTTGCGTCCGGGGATTACAAGCGCGGTGTCGATCCCACCTGCGCGCCCTTCGAACCCGTGCCTTGCGACGTTTTCATCACCGAAGCGACATTCGGGCTTCCGGTTTTTCACCACCCTGCGCCTTCCCGCGAAATCGCCAAGCTGCTGACATCGATCAGGCAGTTTCCCGAACGCACTCATCTGGTTGGCGCATATTCGCTGGGCAAGGCGCAGCGCGTGCTGCGGCTGCTGCGCGATAACGGCTATTCCGGCCCGGTCTATATCCATGGAGCGCTGGCGAAGCTCTGCGATTACTACGTTTCACAGGGCATCGACCTTGGCGATATCCGCCCTGCAACGCTGGAGAAAAGCAATTCAGCCCAGTTCAAAGGCGCCATCGTCGTCGGCCCGCCTTCAGCATTTCAGGAAAAATGGGCGCGCCGCTTCAACGAACCACTGATTGCCTTCGCCTCCGGCTGGATGATGGTGCGCCAGCGCGCCAAACAGGGCGGCGTGGAACTGCCGCTGGTCATCTCAGACCACTGCGACTGGCCGGAACTGCTGGAAACGATCAAGGAAGTGGCACCGTCACAGGTTTGGGTCACGCATGGGCGTGAGGAGGCATTGGTGAGGTGGTGCGAATTGCAGGGCATTCCAGCTAGGCCGCTTCATTTGGTGGGTTATGAGGATGAGGGGGATTGA
- a CDS encoding alpha/beta hydrolase family protein: MTDKRSADINLLQPTRRSFLAGTVGLGLATMLPVAAHSEIDLPPTLPLEREDYAKARLRFHTHLLKKISAPEKSGPLGTPPGARRVTYPGGPNGSIELVAWLSEYVPDEKKLRPAVLFLHGGNATGDGHWAMMKPYWDAGFVVMLPSFRGENGQKGNYSGFYDETSDALAAATYLENQPGIDRNRFFVAGHSNGGTLSLLASMTRQFRAAVPISAGVNSWRYFNRYTDELCFDESNPQEFIMRSSVCFGPSLKCPTLLLRGMEERPFDADHHLLVERVRATGTRIAHELLPGTHNGVVPGAVGESIKFFNEFT, translated from the coding sequence ATGACTGACAAGCGCTCCGCCGACATAAATCTTCTCCAGCCCACGCGCCGCAGCTTCCTTGCGGGCACGGTAGGTCTCGGTCTCGCCACCATGCTGCCGGTCGCCGCCCATTCGGAAATCGACCTGCCGCCAACCCTGCCGCTTGAGCGGGAGGATTATGCCAAGGCGCGCCTGCGCTTCCACACCCATCTGCTGAAGAAGATTTCAGCGCCTGAAAAATCCGGCCCTCTGGGCACACCTCCCGGCGCACGTCGCGTCACTTATCCGGGCGGTCCGAACGGCTCCATCGAACTCGTTGCGTGGCTTTCCGAATATGTGCCGGACGAGAAGAAGCTGAGGCCCGCCGTTCTGTTCCTCCATGGCGGCAACGCAACTGGCGATGGCCATTGGGCCATGATGAAGCCCTATTGGGATGCAGGCTTCGTCGTCATGCTGCCGTCCTTCCGTGGGGAAAACGGACAGAAGGGCAATTATTCCGGCTTTTACGATGAAACCTCCGACGCGCTTGCCGCCGCCACCTATCTGGAGAATCAGCCGGGCATAGACAGGAATCGCTTCTTCGTCGCGGGCCACTCCAATGGCGGCACGCTGTCTCTGCTGGCCTCGATGACGAGACAGTTCCGTGCGGCGGTACCCATTTCGGCGGGCGTGAATTCGTGGCGCTATTTCAACCGCTATACTGATGAGCTCTGCTTCGATGAGTCGAACCCGCAGGAATTCATCATGCGTTCCTCGGTCTGCTTCGGCCCAAGCCTGAAATGCCCGACGCTTTTGCTGCGTGGCATGGAGGAACGGCCTTTCGATGCGGATCACCACCTGCTTGTGGAACGCGTACGCGCCACGGGCACGAGAATCGCGCATGAGCTGCTTCCCGGCACGCATAATGGCGTAGTTCCGGGCGCTGTGGGCGAGAGTATCAAATTCTTCAACGAATTTACCTGA
- a CDS encoding cisplatin damage response ATP-dependent DNA ligase → MKAFATLLDRLVLTPSRNGKLKLLTDYFRDTPDPDRGYGLAAIAGTLDLKSVKPAMLRELVLERMDEVLFRYSYDYVGDLAETISLVWDTSQNADQPTDDPGLGEVVHQINALGKTEVRAAVRDLMNRLDTSSRFAFLKLVTGGLRIGVSARLARQALADFAGKDITEIETLWHGLTPPYEPLFAWLEGKSDRPVLATPAIFHSVMLSTPVGDNDLENLDPQDFAAEWKWDGIRVQLSRSGDTRKLYSRSGDDISGAFPDILEAANFDGVIDGELLIGGTARSNSSTRTFSDLQQRLNRKTVTGRMMEDYPAFIRAYDLLFKGDEDIRAKTYLERRKGLTELIEKAPHDRFDLSPIVPFSSWQELDDLRKAPPDPVIEGVMIKRKDSIYQAGRAKGPWFKWKRDPFNIDAVMMYAQRGHGKRSSYYSDFTFGVWSEGEDGEQLVPVGKAYFGFTDAELEVLDKFVRDNTVERFGPVRAVRATPQFGFVLEVAFEGINRSARHKSGVAMRFPRIARLRADKLPSEADRLSTLVSMIDAREA, encoded by the coding sequence ATGAAAGCCTTCGCCACCCTTCTGGACCGCCTTGTCCTAACCCCCTCCCGCAACGGCAAACTCAAACTCCTCACGGACTATTTCCGCGACACGCCTGATCCGGACCGGGGCTACGGTCTCGCCGCCATCGCAGGCACGCTGGACCTCAAAAGCGTCAAGCCCGCCATGCTGCGCGAACTCGTTCTGGAGCGTATGGACGAGGTGCTGTTTCGCTATTCCTATGATTATGTGGGCGATCTGGCCGAGACGATTTCGCTGGTCTGGGATACCAGCCAGAATGCCGATCAGCCAACGGATGATCCGGGCCTCGGCGAAGTCGTGCACCAGATCAATGCGCTGGGCAAAACCGAAGTCCGCGCCGCCGTTCGCGATCTGATGAACCGGCTCGATACCTCATCACGCTTCGCCTTCCTCAAACTCGTCACCGGCGGCCTGCGCATCGGCGTTTCGGCGCGGCTGGCGCGGCAGGCTCTGGCGGATTTCGCAGGCAAGGATATCACCGAGATTGAGACGTTGTGGCATGGCCTAACGCCGCCCTATGAGCCGCTTTTCGCCTGGCTGGAAGGCAAGTCCGACCGCCCGGTTCTGGCCACGCCCGCCATCTTCCACTCTGTCATGCTATCCACGCCCGTTGGCGATAACGATCTGGAAAATCTCGATCCGCAGGATTTCGCTGCCGAGTGGAAATGGGATGGCATCCGCGTGCAGCTATCCCGCTCCGGCGATACGCGCAAACTCTACTCCCGTTCCGGCGACGATATTTCCGGCGCATTCCCGGATATTCTTGAGGCCGCCAATTTCGATGGCGTTATCGATGGTGAGCTTCTGATTGGCGGCACGGCGCGTTCCAACAGTTCGACCCGAACCTTCTCCGATTTGCAGCAGCGCCTGAACCGCAAAACAGTGACAGGCAGGATGATGGAGGATTATCCCGCTTTCATCCGCGCCTATGATCTTCTGTTCAAAGGCGATGAGGATATCCGCGCCAAGACCTATCTGGAACGGCGGAAAGGCCTGACCGAGCTGATCGAAAAAGCCCCGCATGATCGTTTCGATCTTTCGCCCATCGTGCCCTTCTCAAGCTGGCAGGAGCTGGACGATCTGCGCAAGGCGCCGCCCGATCCGGTTATCGAAGGCGTGATGATCAAGCGCAAGGACAGTATCTATCAGGCAGGCCGCGCCAAGGGGCCGTGGTTCAAGTGGAAGCGCGATCCCTTCAATATCGACGCGGTGATGATGTATGCCCAGCGCGGCCACGGCAAACGTTCCAGCTATTATTCGGATTTCACCTTCGGCGTCTGGTCGGAAGGGGAAGATGGCGAGCAGCTGGTGCCAGTGGGCAAGGCCTATTTCGGCTTTACCGATGCGGAGCTTGAAGTGCTGGACAAGTTCGTGCGCGATAACACGGTAGAGCGCTTCGGTCCGGTGAGGGCAGTTCGCGCCACGCCGCAATTCGGCTTCGTTCTGGAAGTGGCTTTTGAGGGCATAAACCGTTCCGCCCGCCATAAATCCGGCGTGGCCATGCGCTTTCCAAGAATAGCCCGCCTGCGCGCGGACAAGCTGCCCTCGGAAGCCGACAGGCTGTCCACACTGGTGAGCATGATCGATGCGCGCGAAGCGTGA